The proteins below are encoded in one region of Streptomyces cyanogenus:
- a CDS encoding bi-domain-containing oxidoreductase → MKQVVQNYKSGELALLDVPVPGCKPGGVLVRSAYSLISTGTELMKVSEAGMSMLGKARSRPDQVAKVVQSVAANGVPATYRKVMGKLDSYTPLGYSLCGVVEQVGAGIDDVKVGDLVACAGNEHALHAELNWVPKNLYARVPEGLAPRHAAFGTVGSIALQGVRRGEPQLGDVALVIGLGLIGQLVVQLLAASGARVIGADPDPARCELAERLGAAACGDPASAAVETAVAELTDGHGVDQVYLAAGGGSNQPVELAARLSRDRGRVVDIGKCRLDLPWNAYYEKELDVRFSRSYGPGRYDPEYELEGRDYPIGYVRWTERRNLACFLDLVARGSVDVEPLVSHVADFDDAVETYQRLKDGELKAVAVLFRYPEHAGTAEETAAPAVAVPAVKPPSGGLSAPARAAGAPVRLAFVGAGNYATSMLLPHLARRDGVTLSTVVTTTALSAANAQRKFGFDEATTDLDAVLGDKSIDAVFVVTRHSSHAELTRRALLAGKSVFVEKPLALTEDELAGVLAAVEESGNDRLQVGFNRRFAPLLREARNRFGARTGPANLRYLVNAGRLDHGSWYLQQGTEGSRFAGEGGHFIDTASWLLDADPVSVYAVASSGNEDLQVVLRYPDGSTATISYVTTGAPGFPKETLDLVADGKVLRLDDFVRASVHGHKRWVSSRLPKARDKGQNAELAAFVKAVRTGGPMPVPLRSLVATTAATLAVQTAVAGGAPVTLARTR, encoded by the coding sequence GTGAAACAGGTTGTGCAGAACTACAAGAGCGGTGAGCTGGCGCTGCTCGACGTGCCGGTGCCGGGGTGCAAGCCGGGCGGTGTGCTGGTGCGCAGTGCCTATTCGCTGATCTCCACCGGGACCGAGCTGATGAAGGTCTCGGAGGCCGGCATGTCGATGCTGGGCAAGGCCCGCTCCCGGCCGGACCAGGTGGCCAAGGTCGTGCAGAGCGTGGCCGCCAACGGGGTGCCCGCCACCTACCGCAAGGTGATGGGCAAGCTGGACTCCTACACACCGCTGGGCTACTCGCTGTGCGGGGTGGTCGAGCAGGTCGGCGCCGGGATCGACGATGTGAAGGTCGGTGACCTGGTGGCCTGCGCCGGCAACGAGCACGCGTTGCACGCCGAGCTGAACTGGGTGCCGAAGAACCTCTACGCCCGGGTGCCGGAGGGCCTCGCGCCGCGGCACGCCGCCTTCGGCACCGTCGGGTCGATCGCGTTGCAGGGCGTCCGCCGCGGCGAACCGCAGCTCGGCGACGTGGCGCTGGTCATCGGGCTCGGGCTGATCGGGCAGCTGGTGGTGCAGTTGCTGGCCGCCTCGGGAGCCCGCGTCATCGGGGCCGACCCCGACCCGGCGCGCTGCGAGCTGGCCGAGCGCCTGGGCGCTGCGGCCTGCGGCGACCCCGCCTCCGCGGCCGTGGAAACCGCCGTCGCCGAACTCACCGACGGCCACGGCGTGGACCAGGTGTACCTGGCCGCCGGCGGCGGCAGCAACCAGCCCGTCGAGCTGGCCGCCCGGCTGAGCCGGGACCGTGGGCGGGTCGTCGACATCGGCAAGTGCCGCCTGGACCTGCCGTGGAACGCGTACTACGAGAAGGAGCTCGACGTCCGGTTCTCCCGCAGTTACGGCCCCGGGCGCTACGACCCGGAGTACGAGCTGGAGGGCCGGGACTACCCGATCGGCTACGTGCGCTGGACCGAGCGCCGCAACCTGGCGTGTTTCCTCGATCTCGTCGCCCGCGGCAGCGTCGACGTGGAGCCGCTGGTCTCCCACGTCGCCGACTTCGATGACGCCGTCGAGACCTACCAGCGCCTGAAGGACGGCGAGCTGAAGGCCGTCGCCGTGCTGTTCCGCTACCCCGAACACGCGGGGACGGCGGAGGAGACGGCGGCCCCGGCGGTGGCCGTGCCCGCGGTGAAGCCACCCAGCGGCGGGCTGTCCGCCCCGGCCCGGGCCGCCGGTGCGCCGGTGCGCCTGGCGTTCGTCGGCGCGGGCAACTACGCGACGTCGATGCTGCTGCCGCACCTGGCCCGGCGCGACGGCGTGACGTTGTCGACCGTCGTCACCACGACGGCGCTGTCCGCGGCCAACGCGCAGCGAAAGTTCGGCTTCGACGAGGCGACCACCGATCTCGACGCCGTGCTCGGTGACAAGTCCATCGACGCGGTGTTCGTCGTCACCCGGCACAGCTCGCACGCCGAACTGACCCGCAGAGCGCTGCTGGCCGGCAAGTCGGTGTTCGTGGAGAAGCCGTTGGCGCTCACCGAGGACGAGCTGGCCGGTGTGCTCGCGGCGGTGGAGGAGTCCGGCAACGACCGGCTGCAGGTGGGCTTCAACCGCCGGTTCGCGCCGCTGCTGCGGGAGGCCAGGAACCGGTTCGGCGCCCGGACGGGTCCGGCGAACCTGCGCTACCTGGTCAACGCGGGCCGCCTCGACCACGGCAGCTGGTACCTGCAGCAGGGCACCGAGGGCTCCCGGTTCGCCGGCGAGGGCGGGCACTTCATCGACACGGCGAGCTGGCTGCTCGACGCCGACCCGGTCTCGGTGTACGCGGTCGCCTCGTCGGGCAACGAAGACCTGCAGGTCGTCCTGCGCTACCCGGACGGGTCCACCGCCACCATCAGCTACGTCACCACCGGCGCGCCCGGCTTTCCCAAGGAGACGCTGGACCTGGTCGCGGACGGCAAGGTGCTGCGGCTCGACGACTTCGTCCGTGCCTCGGTCCACGGCCACAAGCGGTGGGTCAGTTCGCGGCTGCCCAAGGCCCGGGACAAGGGCCAGAACGCCGAACTGGCCGCGTTCGTCAAGGCCGTGCGGACCGGCGGGCCGATGCCGGTGCCGCTTCGGTCGCTGGTCGCCACCACGGCGGCCACCCTCGCCGTGCAGACCGCCGTGGCCGGCGGCGCCCCGGTGACGTTGGCGAGGACGCGATGA
- a CDS encoding heparinase II/III family protein, which translates to MTMSAGWYLRRLSRMGPREVGGRVGDAVRRRRWRSVPPDCPGVTGARFTALLPAGTIAAVPPDAAKRLLAEADRLMDGHAEFFGVVRDDLADPDWWYDPKTGRRAPLGYAFDVPYRNEDAVGDIKQIWEPSRHQYLTVLAAAYAITGDERYAERVARHLRSWWAGNAPLRGVHWTSGIELGIRLLSWVWIRRLLDGWPGAAGLFEDNPVARNQIWHHQRWLAAFPSRGSSANNHVIAEAAGQFAAACAFGWFPASARWRADALRSLDRHLRGNTFPSGLNRELATEYHGLVLELGLAAVAEADAAGVPVPATVRLVLLRMTDALAAIVDGRLRPPRQGDADDGHGLVVDGTGTDRWASLLATGDAVFGRLAWWPAVTGTDVRTPLLAALIRPYARNGTAPAVPRPAGRPAHFADAGMTILRGPGEIWCRCDGGPHGFLSIAAHAHADALSVEVRYDGVDVLADPGTYCYHGQPEWRRYFRSTLGHNTLQLDGADQSVSGGPFLWTRHARSRVLVTGTSDGGVSRWCAEHDGYGRCVHRRRVELTAASRELRILDEVPGPRRAARLAFHLGPAVSADLAGHRAVLTWTRDGEDRSAVLELPGQLSWRAHRGETDPPLGWYSAGFGRKEPTTTLIGTGFTDGAEGFTTVLGFRG; encoded by the coding sequence ATGACGATGAGCGCGGGCTGGTACCTGCGGCGGCTGTCCCGGATGGGGCCGCGGGAGGTCGGCGGCCGGGTGGGTGACGCGGTGCGCAGGCGGCGGTGGCGGTCGGTGCCGCCGGACTGCCCGGGCGTGACCGGCGCCCGCTTCACCGCGCTCCTGCCCGCGGGGACGATCGCCGCCGTGCCGCCGGACGCCGCGAAACGTCTGCTCGCCGAGGCGGACCGGCTGATGGACGGGCACGCCGAGTTCTTCGGGGTGGTCCGCGACGACCTGGCCGACCCGGACTGGTGGTACGACCCGAAGACCGGGCGCCGCGCTCCCCTGGGCTACGCCTTCGACGTGCCGTACCGGAACGAGGACGCGGTCGGGGACATCAAGCAGATCTGGGAGCCGTCCCGGCACCAGTACCTCACCGTGCTCGCCGCCGCCTACGCGATCACCGGGGACGAGCGGTACGCCGAGCGGGTGGCCCGACACCTGCGGTCGTGGTGGGCGGGCAACGCGCCCCTGCGCGGAGTGCACTGGACCAGTGGCATCGAGCTGGGGATCCGGCTGCTGTCCTGGGTGTGGATCCGCCGGCTGCTCGACGGCTGGCCGGGTGCGGCCGGGCTGTTCGAGGACAACCCCGTCGCGCGGAACCAGATCTGGCACCACCAGCGCTGGCTGGCCGCCTTCCCCAGCCGGGGGTCGTCGGCGAACAACCACGTCATCGCCGAGGCCGCCGGGCAGTTCGCCGCGGCCTGCGCGTTCGGCTGGTTCCCCGCCTCGGCGCGCTGGCGGGCCGACGCGCTGCGGTCGCTGGATCGGCACCTGCGCGGCAACACCTTCCCCTCCGGCCTCAACCGCGAACTGGCCACCGAGTACCACGGACTCGTGCTGGAGCTGGGCCTGGCCGCGGTGGCGGAGGCGGACGCCGCCGGCGTGCCGGTGCCCGCGACCGTCCGGCTGGTGCTGCTGCGGATGACCGACGCGCTCGCGGCCATCGTGGACGGCCGGCTGCGGCCGCCGCGCCAGGGGGACGCGGACGACGGGCACGGTCTGGTGGTGGACGGCACGGGCACCGACCGCTGGGCCTCGCTGCTGGCCACCGGGGACGCTGTGTTCGGCCGGCTCGCCTGGTGGCCGGCGGTGACCGGCACCGATGTGCGCACCCCGCTGCTGGCCGCGCTCATCCGGCCGTACGCGAGAAACGGCACCGCACCGGCCGTGCCCCGCCCGGCAGGCCGGCCGGCCCACTTCGCCGACGCGGGGATGACCATCCTGCGCGGTCCGGGGGAGATCTGGTGCCGCTGCGACGGCGGTCCGCACGGCTTTTTGTCCATCGCCGCGCACGCCCACGCGGACGCGCTGTCCGTCGAGGTCCGGTACGACGGGGTCGACGTGCTCGCCGACCCGGGGACGTACTGTTACCACGGGCAGCCCGAGTGGCGGCGGTACTTCCGGTCGACCCTCGGCCACAACACCCTGCAACTGGACGGCGCGGACCAGTCCGTCTCCGGTGGCCCGTTCCTGTGGACCCGGCATGCCAGGAGCCGCGTCCTGGTCACCGGCACGTCCGACGGGGGCGTGAGCCGCTGGTGTGCGGAGCACGACGGTTACGGGCGCTGCGTGCACCGCCGCCGGGTGGAGCTGACCGCCGCGAGCCGGGAGCTGAGAATCCTGGACGAGGTGCCCGGCCCGCGCCGGGCCGCGCGCCTGGCGTTCCACCTCGGACCGGCCGTCAGCGCGGACCTGGCGGGCCATCGGGCCGTGCTCACCTGGACCAGGGACGGCGAGGACCGGTCCGCGGTGCTCGAACTGCCCGGGCAGCTGTCCTGGCGGGCGCACCGCGGCGAGACCGATCCGCCGCTGGGCTGGTACTCCGCCGGCTTCGGGCGCAAGGAACCCACCACCACGCTGATCGGCACCGGTTTCACGGACGGCGCGGAGGGCTTCACCACCGTGCTCGGGTTCCGCGGCTAG